The Planctomycetota bacterium genome segment GCAGGAGCGGGCCTGTTTGCCGAACCGGAGAACCCGCGGGCCTTTCGCGAGGCCCTCCGCGCCATGCGCCGGGATCCGGAAGCCGCCCGGAGGATGGGCGAGAGCGGTCGGCGTTTTGTGGCCGAGAACTTTTCACGCCGGATGCTTGCCGAGCGGCTTCTCGAGATTGTCACGCGCGTCGCAGAAGGGCGGCGCGCGTCGTAAGCAACCGCCGGACGGTGGGCAAGGAGGTCTTGTGGACGTTCGTGTTCTGGAAGGCCCTGAGGCGGCCTGCGAGGGGTTTGTGCGCGGCCAGCCGGCGGCGACTATATGCCACCGGCCCGCGTGGAGCGAGATGCTGCGCCGCGACCTCGGGTACGACGTTTTCTACCTGGTGGCGCACGAAGGCGGCGAGATTCGCGGCGTCCTTCCCCTGACGCACGTGAAGAGTTGGCTGTTCGGCAACCGCATGGTGTCGCAGGCGTTTGGGAACTATGGCGGGCCTCTGGCGGCGAGTCGCGAGGCGATGGACGCCCTGTTTGCACAAGCGGTCGAACTGGCCGCCGAGCGCCGTTGCGAGTCGATTGAGTTCCGCAACATCGAACCGATGCCGTTTGACCTGCAACTCTACGAAGGCAAGATATGCATGCACCTGGCGTTGACGGCCGACCCGGAGGACCTCTGGAAGCAATTCGACCCGAAGGTCCGCAACCAGGTCCGTAAGGCCCAGAAGTCGGACATCACGACCGCGAGCGGCGGCGCGGAACTTCTCGACGATTTCTACCGGGTCTATACGATTCGCATGAGGCAACTCGGTACGCCGCCCTACTCGCGGGCGTTGATGGCCGCCATCCTGACGCGGTTTCCGGATGAGTCGCGGATCTTCGTCGTGCGGCTGGGTGACCAGACGGTCGGCGCAGGGCTGACGACGTGCTTCAACGGCCTCGTCGAAATCCCGTGGGCCGCCACGCTCGTCGAATACAACTCGCTCTGCCCGAACCATTTGCTCTACTGGTCCGTCCTGGAGCACTACGGCAAGGCCGGGGCGTCGGCGTTCGACTTCGGACGCTGCACCGCCGAAGGGGCGACCTACCGATTCAAGAAACAATGGGGGCCCGAACCGGTCAACCTCCACTACCAGTATTGGGTCCGTCCCGGCCACGAGTTGACGATTCTGGCGCCGGACGAGGCGAAGTATCGGAGAAAGGTCGAAATGTGGAAGAAACTCCCCCTGTGGGTGACCCGCCTGGTCGGGCCGAGGTTAAGCCGGAGCCTGCCCTGAACGAATGATTCCCAACGCGCTGACAATCG includes the following:
- a CDS encoding FemAB family PEP-CTERM system-associated protein, whose translation is MDVRVLEGPEAACEGFVRGQPAATICHRPAWSEMLRRDLGYDVFYLVAHEGGEIRGVLPLTHVKSWLFGNRMVSQAFGNYGGPLAASREAMDALFAQAVELAAERRCESIEFRNIEPMPFDLQLYEGKICMHLALTADPEDLWKQFDPKVRNQVRKAQKSDITTASGGAELLDDFYRVYTIRMRQLGTPPYSRALMAAILTRFPDESRIFVVRLGDQTVGAGLTTCFNGLVEIPWAATLVEYNSLCPNHLLYWSVLEHYGKAGASAFDFGRCTAEGATYRFKKQWGPEPVNLHYQYWVRPGHELTILAPDEAKYRRKVEMWKKLPLWVTRLVGPRLSRSLP